One window of Arthrobacter oryzae genomic DNA carries:
- a CDS encoding glutaredoxin family protein — protein MAHPDVVLITKTDCHLCDAARDAVGRVTAALGLEWTEQLVDNLPELRERYAEEIPVVLVDGVQRDFWKIDETRLERILRQAAAK, from the coding sequence ATGGCACATCCCGACGTCGTCCTCATCACCAAAACTGACTGCCACCTCTGCGACGCGGCGCGCGACGCCGTCGGACGGGTCACGGCCGCATTGGGACTCGAGTGGACGGAACAACTGGTGGACAACCTGCCGGAGCTCCGCGAGCGGTATGCCGAGGAGATTCCCGTGGTCCTGGTGGACGGGGTCCAGCGCGACTTCTGGAAGATTGACGAAACCCGCCTGGAACGGATCCTTCGACAGGCAGCGGCCAAGTAG
- a CDS encoding 3-deoxy-7-phosphoheptulonate synthase has translation MSTAAATETQHSTSNLRVSEFKPLPSPQDMIAELPLDSRVADVVERGRDEVRAIMDGVDDRLLVIVGPCSIHDPKAGLEYARRLVSQAEKHREDLLVVMRTYFEKPRTTVGWKGLINDPRLDGSHDIATGLRAARQFLKQVTSLGLPTATEFLEPISPQYMADLVSWGAIGARTTESQIHRQLASGLSMPIGFKNGTDGDLQVAVDACSAAAAPQAFLGIDGDGRAALVATAGNPDTHVILRGGRKGPNYSAADVEAASAKLAAKQLNPRLIVDASHANSGKSHHRQAEVALEIGAQLEDGGAAASVIAGVMLESFLVGGAQNLDVAEHASGTDELVYGQSVTDACMEWDVTASVLGQLAASARKRRSALAG, from the coding sequence ATGAGCACCGCAGCAGCCACCGAAACACAGCATTCCACGTCCAACCTGCGCGTCAGTGAATTCAAGCCGCTGCCGTCGCCCCAGGACATGATCGCGGAACTGCCGCTTGACTCCCGGGTGGCAGACGTCGTCGAACGCGGCCGGGACGAAGTCCGGGCCATCATGGACGGCGTGGACGACCGCCTGCTGGTCATCGTGGGCCCCTGCTCGATCCACGACCCCAAGGCAGGCCTGGAATACGCCCGCAGGCTGGTCAGCCAGGCGGAGAAGCACCGGGAAGACCTCCTGGTGGTCATGCGGACCTACTTCGAGAAGCCCCGCACCACGGTGGGCTGGAAGGGCCTCATCAACGATCCCCGGCTGGACGGCAGCCACGACATCGCCACCGGGCTGCGGGCGGCCCGCCAGTTCCTGAAGCAGGTCACCTCCCTGGGCCTTCCCACGGCCACGGAGTTCCTGGAGCCCATCAGCCCCCAGTACATGGCTGACCTCGTCTCCTGGGGAGCCATCGGTGCCCGCACCACCGAAAGCCAGATCCACCGCCAGTTGGCGTCCGGGCTGTCCATGCCCATCGGATTCAAGAACGGAACCGACGGCGACCTCCAGGTCGCCGTGGACGCCTGCAGCGCTGCCGCGGCGCCCCAGGCGTTCCTCGGGATCGACGGTGACGGCCGGGCGGCGCTCGTGGCCACGGCGGGCAACCCGGACACCCACGTGATCCTCCGCGGCGGCCGCAAGGGCCCCAACTACTCCGCGGCGGACGTCGAGGCGGCATCGGCAAAACTGGCCGCCAAGCAGCTCAACCCCAGGCTCATCGTGGACGCCAGCCACGCCAACAGCGGCAAGAGCCACCACCGCCAGGCCGAGGTTGCCCTGGAAATCGGCGCCCAGCTGGAAGACGGCGGAGCTGCAGCTTCGGTGATCGCCGGCGTCATGCTTGAGAGCTTCCTGGTGGGCGGGGCGCAGAACCTGGACGTGGCTGAGCACGCCTCCGGCACTGACGAGCTGGTCTACGGCCAGAGCGTAACGGACGCCTGCATGGAGTGGGACGTTACGGCTTCCGTGCTGGGCCAGCTGGCAGCATCCGCCCGCAAGCGCCGGAGCGCTCTGGCGGGCTGA
- a CDS encoding L-rhamnose mutarotase — MRVCFRSSVQPGLIDEYRRRHAAVWPDMLRALKDAGWHNYSLFLGPDGLLVGYLECDDFDAVRARMALTEVNARWQAEMATLFANTDQAPDEGFLVLEEVFNLDDQLAAAESTTS; from the coding sequence ATGAGGGTGTGTTTTCGCTCCTCGGTCCAACCCGGACTGATCGATGAGTACAGGCGCCGGCACGCCGCCGTCTGGCCGGACATGCTCCGGGCCCTGAAGGATGCGGGCTGGCACAACTACTCGCTCTTCCTGGGCCCTGACGGGCTGCTGGTGGGCTACCTGGAATGCGACGATTTCGACGCCGTCCGGGCGCGGATGGCGCTCACCGAAGTCAACGCACGTTGGCAGGCCGAAATGGCCACATTGTTCGCTAACACGGACCAGGCCCCTGACGAAGGGTTCCTGGTCCTCGAAGAAGTCTTCAATCTTGACGATCAGCTTGCGGCGGCGGAGTCCACGACGAGCTGA
- a CDS encoding helix-turn-helix domain-containing protein, with the protein MSAESNFSNAQFLTVAEVAERMRVSKMTVYRLVHSGEMPAVRFGRSFRVPESAVEQYVKGAVVEGQSDTA; encoded by the coding sequence ATGTCCGCAGAGTCGAACTTCTCGAACGCTCAGTTCCTGACTGTGGCCGAAGTGGCCGAGCGCATGCGTGTTTCCAAAATGACCGTGTATCGCCTTGTTCACTCCGGAGAGATGCCTGCCGTCCGTTTCGGCCGGTCCTTCCGGGTGCCGGAGTCCGCCGTCGAACAGTACGTCAAGGGTGCTGTTGTGGAAGGCCAGTCGGACACGGCGTAA
- a CDS encoding HAD family hydrolase, producing the protein MPEEKYVAVIRQPAGALQHGEAAFFDVDNTLMKGASLFHVARKMHQRGAFTLPQAAGMAWKQFKFVLRGENMDDVHAVRDSALTLAAGITVEDIKALGEEVFDEMIESRIWPGAKALAQQHLRVGRMVWLVTATPIEVATVISTRLGLSGALGTVGEIKDGAYTGRLVGDILHGQAKAVAVQGIADAEDLDLKRCWAYSDSHNDIPLLSMVGHPVAINPDARLRRHARENNWPVYDFRSGRRAATLGLKAATVGGAVYGLWRGFTRFRGPTV; encoded by the coding sequence ATGCCCGAGGAGAAGTACGTCGCCGTGATCCGGCAGCCGGCCGGTGCGTTGCAGCACGGCGAGGCCGCCTTCTTCGACGTCGACAACACCCTCATGAAGGGCGCCAGCCTGTTTCATGTGGCCCGGAAAATGCACCAGCGCGGCGCCTTCACGCTGCCGCAGGCGGCCGGGATGGCCTGGAAGCAGTTCAAGTTCGTCCTCCGCGGCGAGAACATGGACGACGTCCACGCGGTCCGCGATTCGGCCCTGACGCTGGCGGCCGGCATCACCGTGGAAGACATCAAAGCCCTCGGCGAAGAAGTCTTCGATGAGATGATCGAGTCCAGGATCTGGCCGGGCGCCAAGGCATTGGCCCAGCAGCACCTCCGGGTGGGCCGCATGGTGTGGCTGGTGACGGCGACCCCCATCGAGGTGGCCACGGTGATTTCCACCCGGCTGGGCCTGAGCGGCGCACTGGGAACCGTGGGCGAAATCAAGGACGGCGCGTACACCGGGCGGCTGGTGGGTGACATCCTGCATGGCCAGGCCAAGGCGGTGGCTGTCCAGGGCATCGCGGACGCGGAGGACCTGGATCTCAAGCGCTGCTGGGCCTACAGCGATTCCCACAATGACATTCCGCTGCTGAGCATGGTGGGCCATCCCGTGGCCATCAACCCTGATGCCCGCCTCCGCCGCCATGCGCGCGAAAACAACTGGCCGGTCTACGACTTCCGCTCCGGACGACGTGCCGCCACGCTTGGCCTCAAGGCCGCCACGGTTGGCGGGGCTGTCTACGGACTCTGGAGGGGCTTCACCCGCTTCCGCGGCCCCACGGTCTAA
- a CDS encoding YceI family protein gives MALPANVTTGTWTLDNSHSEIGFTVRHAGISKVRGKFTDAAATLDLSENVADSKVNATIQTASFDSGDVNRDGHVRGEDFFDVEKFPEISFVSNAIVPKGDAYELQGDLTIKGVTRPVALETELHGVAVDPFGNTRAGLTAETTISRKDFGLTWNAVLEAGGVLVSDKVGINLELAFIAPAA, from the coding sequence ATGGCACTGCCCGCTAACGTCACCACCGGCACCTGGACCCTCGACAACTCGCACAGCGAAATCGGCTTCACTGTCCGCCACGCCGGCATCAGCAAGGTCCGCGGCAAGTTCACTGACGCCGCAGCAACGCTGGACCTCTCCGAGAACGTTGCCGACTCCAAGGTCAACGCCACCATCCAGACCGCCAGCTTCGACTCCGGCGACGTCAACCGCGACGGCCACGTCCGCGGCGAAGATTTCTTCGATGTGGAGAAGTTCCCGGAGATCTCCTTCGTCTCCAACGCGATCGTTCCCAAGGGCGACGCCTACGAGCTCCAGGGCGACCTGACCATCAAGGGTGTCACCCGCCCGGTGGCTCTCGAAACCGAGCTCCACGGTGTGGCTGTGGATCCGTTCGGCAACACCCGCGCAGGCCTCACCGCTGAAACCACCATCAGCCGCAAGGACTTCGGCCTGACCTGGAACGCCGTCCTCGAAGCCGGCGGCGTGCTGGTCAGCGACAAGGTTGGCATCAACCTCGAGCTCGCCTTCATCGCACCCGCCGCGTAA
- a CDS encoding redox-sensing transcriptional repressor Rex, translating to MTSLDSSPEAVHGESGTAAKQIPPAAVARLTIYLRALTTMLAEGVERVSSESLAEASGVSSSTLRKDLSHVGSYGTRGVGYEVQYLSRHISAALGLTRDWKVAIVGAGNLGKALARYGGFESRGFDVVAIFDADQMVVGNEVGWLRVSDVADLEPVLQRTGANMVVLALPAAVAQGVCDRVIAAGVRSILSFAPVMLQVPAGVNLRKVDMATELQILAYHAQRTQIPEDGE from the coding sequence GTGACTTCGCTGGATTCATCCCCCGAGGCCGTCCATGGGGAAAGCGGAACTGCGGCCAAGCAGATTCCGCCCGCGGCCGTGGCCCGGCTGACCATCTATTTGCGTGCCCTCACCACAATGCTGGCGGAAGGCGTAGAGCGCGTCTCCTCTGAATCCCTTGCGGAAGCCTCCGGCGTGAGTTCGTCCACCCTCCGCAAGGACCTCTCCCACGTCGGGTCGTACGGCACCCGCGGCGTCGGCTACGAAGTGCAGTACCTGAGCCGCCATATCTCAGCCGCGCTTGGGCTCACCAGGGACTGGAAAGTGGCCATCGTGGGCGCCGGCAACCTCGGCAAGGCCTTGGCACGGTACGGCGGATTTGAGTCGCGGGGATTCGACGTCGTGGCCATTTTCGACGCCGACCAGATGGTGGTGGGCAATGAGGTTGGCTGGCTGCGCGTCAGCGACGTCGCAGACCTGGAACCGGTGCTCCAGCGGACCGGCGCCAACATGGTGGTGCTGGCACTGCCTGCCGCCGTGGCCCAGGGTGTGTGCGACCGCGTCATCGCCGCCGGTGTGCGGAGCATCCTCAGTTTCGCCCCGGTAATGCTGCAGGTGCCGGCGGGCGTCAACCTGCGAAAGGTGGACATGGCCACCGAGCTGCAGATCCTGGCCTACCACGCCCAGCGGACGCAGATTCCGGAGGACGGCGAGTAA
- the rhaI gene encoding L-rhamnose isomerase: MNDVATALGRLGELAIEVPSWAYGNSGTRFKVFGTPGTPRTVLEKIADAAKVHELTGLAPTVALHIPWDKVDDYAVLREYAEGLGVGLGTINSNTFQDDEYKFGSLTSSNESVRRRAIDHHLECIEIMHATGSKDLKIWLADGTNYPGQDDMRGRQDRLADSLQEIYAGLGGEQRLVLEYKFFEPAFYHTDVPDWGTSYAQTLALGEKAFVCLDTGHHAPGTNIEFIVMQLLRLGKLGSFDFNSRFYADDDLIVGAADPFQLFRIMYEVIRGGGFGKSAGENAGVALMLDQCHNLEEKIPGQIRSVLNVQEMTARALMVDTAALGEAQRSGDVLAANAVFNDAFYTDVRPALAQWRESRGLPADPMAAFKTSGYQKQINEDRVGGQQAGWGA, translated from the coding sequence ATGAATGACGTAGCAACGGCGCTGGGCAGGCTCGGAGAGCTTGCCATCGAGGTCCCCTCGTGGGCCTATGGGAATTCAGGCACGCGCTTCAAGGTGTTCGGTACGCCGGGCACCCCGCGGACGGTGCTGGAGAAGATTGCGGACGCCGCGAAAGTGCACGAGCTCACGGGCCTGGCGCCCACCGTTGCGCTGCACATTCCGTGGGACAAGGTGGACGACTACGCCGTCCTGCGCGAGTACGCGGAAGGCCTCGGCGTGGGCCTTGGGACGATCAACTCGAACACCTTCCAGGATGACGAGTACAAGTTCGGTTCCCTGACGTCCTCCAACGAGTCCGTCCGCCGCCGGGCTATCGACCACCACCTGGAATGCATTGAGATCATGCACGCCACCGGCTCGAAGGACCTGAAGATCTGGCTGGCGGACGGCACCAACTACCCGGGCCAGGACGACATGCGCGGCCGCCAGGACCGGCTGGCGGATTCCCTGCAGGAGATCTACGCCGGCCTGGGCGGGGAGCAGCGCCTGGTGCTGGAGTACAAATTCTTCGAGCCGGCTTTCTACCACACCGACGTCCCGGACTGGGGCACCTCCTACGCCCAGACCCTGGCCCTGGGGGAGAAGGCGTTTGTGTGCCTGGACACCGGGCACCACGCTCCGGGCACGAATATCGAGTTCATCGTGATGCAGCTGCTGCGCCTGGGCAAGCTGGGTTCCTTTGACTTCAACTCGCGCTTCTACGCCGATGACGACCTGATTGTGGGTGCCGCGGATCCGTTCCAGCTGTTCCGCATCATGTACGAGGTCATCCGCGGCGGCGGCTTCGGCAAGTCCGCAGGAGAGAATGCAGGTGTGGCTTTGATGCTGGACCAGTGCCACAACCTGGAGGAGAAGATTCCGGGCCAGATCCGCTCGGTCCTGAACGTGCAGGAAATGACGGCGCGTGCCCTCATGGTGGACACCGCTGCCCTGGGCGAGGCCCAGCGGTCCGGGGATGTCCTGGCTGCGAACGCCGTGTTCAATGACGCGTTCTACACGGACGTCCGCCCGGCCCTGGCGCAGTGGCGTGAATCCCGCGGTCTGCCCGCGGACCCGATGGCCGCGTTCAAGACCAGCGGTTACCAGAAACAGATCAACGAGGACCGCGTCGGCGGCCAGCAAGCCGGATGGGGCGCATAA
- a CDS encoding rhamnulokinase, translated as MNSVPPTQDTAPVTVGAVSAAHPSGRVFAAVDIGASSGRVILGRVSGGAGPESAKLETVHRFPNGVVESDGGLRWDFDALFAEVLAGLAAAARVAAERGETISSIGIDTWAVDYGLVNAAGELTAQPFSYRDDRSRAAVAPVHQKLDPARLYATTGLQFLQFNTIYQLASEPDLEGLQALLIPDLIAFLLTGVRRTEATNASTTGLFDAVAGEWATEFLAALGLRKDLFPPLIQPGETIGTLLPGIAARTGLDQATKVAAVGSHDTASAVAAVPAGAAGSGAGNFAYISSGTWSLVGVELSHPVLTEASRQANFTNERGVDGTIRYLRNVGGLWLLSECQRTWAQQGYTATLDELLAAAAALPFGGPQVNADDPYFIAPDNMPDRIRAAARNTGALLPDNPAAITRCILDSLAAGYARTIADAERLADVPVDVVHIVGGGSQNRLLCQLTADATGKRVIAGPVEATALGNVLVQARAAGVVTGGLAELRALVRGSQPLESYQAALV; from the coding sequence ATGAACAGCGTTCCACCAACCCAGGACACCGCTCCGGTCACGGTCGGGGCGGTGTCCGCCGCTCATCCCAGCGGGCGGGTCTTCGCCGCCGTCGACATCGGCGCCTCCTCCGGACGCGTCATCCTCGGACGGGTCTCCGGCGGCGCCGGCCCGGAAAGTGCCAAGCTGGAGACTGTTCACCGTTTCCCGAACGGCGTGGTGGAGTCCGACGGCGGCCTGCGCTGGGACTTCGACGCCCTGTTCGCTGAGGTGCTGGCCGGCCTGGCTGCCGCGGCCCGCGTCGCCGCGGAGCGCGGTGAAACCATCAGCAGCATCGGGATCGACACCTGGGCGGTGGACTACGGCCTGGTCAACGCGGCCGGGGAACTCACCGCGCAGCCGTTCAGCTACCGCGATGACCGCAGCCGGGCCGCCGTCGCGCCCGTGCACCAAAAACTGGACCCCGCCCGGCTCTACGCCACCACCGGGTTGCAGTTCCTGCAGTTCAACACGATCTACCAGCTCGCCAGCGAACCGGACCTGGAGGGGCTGCAGGCCCTGCTCATCCCGGACCTGATCGCGTTCCTGCTCACCGGGGTCCGCCGCACCGAGGCCACCAACGCCTCCACCACCGGGCTGTTCGACGCTGTCGCGGGGGAGTGGGCCACCGAATTCCTGGCAGCCCTGGGCCTGCGGAAGGACCTGTTCCCGCCGCTGATCCAGCCCGGCGAAACCATCGGCACCCTGCTGCCCGGCATCGCCGCCCGCACCGGCCTGGACCAGGCCACGAAGGTGGCGGCCGTCGGCTCACATGACACCGCCTCCGCCGTCGCCGCGGTCCCGGCCGGTGCAGCCGGCTCCGGGGCCGGGAACTTCGCCTACATCTCTTCCGGCACGTGGTCCCTCGTGGGTGTCGAGCTGAGCCACCCCGTGCTCACCGAGGCGAGCCGGCAGGCGAACTTCACCAACGAGCGCGGCGTGGACGGCACCATCCGGTACCTCCGCAATGTCGGCGGGCTCTGGCTGCTCAGCGAATGCCAGCGCACCTGGGCCCAGCAGGGATATACGGCGACACTGGACGAACTGCTGGCCGCGGCCGCTGCCCTGCCGTTCGGCGGGCCGCAGGTCAACGCCGATGATCCGTACTTCATCGCCCCGGACAACATGCCGGACCGGATCCGCGCGGCCGCCCGCAACACCGGCGCACTCCTCCCCGACAACCCCGCGGCGATCACCCGCTGCATCCTGGACAGCCTCGCCGCCGGCTACGCCCGGACCATCGCCGACGCCGAACGCCTCGCAGACGTGCCCGTGGACGTGGTGCACATCGTCGGGGGAGGCTCGCAGAACCGGCTGCTGTGCCAGCTCACCGCCGACGCCACCGGCAAACGCGTCATCGCCGGACCCGTGGAAGCCACCGCACTCGGCAACGTGCTGGTCCAGGCCCGGGCGGCGGGCGTGGTCACCGGCGGGCTCGCCGAGCTGCGGGCCCTGGTGCGTGGCTCGCAGCCGTTGGAAAGCTATCAGGCGGCGCTGGTCTGA
- a CDS encoding 30S ribosomal protein bS22 yields the protein MGSVIKKRRKRMAKKKHRKLLRKTRHQRRNKK from the coding sequence GTGGGTTCAGTTATTAAGAAGCGTCGCAAGCGTATGGCCAAGAAGAAGCACCGCAAGTTGCTTCGTAAGACCCGCCACCAGCGCCGTAACAAGAAGTAG
- a CDS encoding acetylxylan esterase — protein sequence MPLFDLPLEQLRNYTSGAAAPADLDAFWDRTISEAREYPLEVVFEPVDNYLTVIDTVDVTFAGFGGSPVKAWLHLPADRSPDEPLPVVVQYAGYSGGRGLCNQDTKWAQAGYAHFIMDTRGQGYGGLLGNTADPHPSAGGVAHAGLMTRGAGSREDYYYRRVYVDAFRAVEAAQAHPAVDPSRVVVAGVSQGGGITVAVAGLAAGRLDGVIAALPDVPFLQDFPRAIDITPRGPYPEIAAFLARHRDRYEAVLAVLNYFDGVNLGRAATAPALFSAAQADDICPPSTVFASFNAYGTGAGNEAPAKEIEVYRFNNHEGGQEHQWNRQLRYLRKLLG from the coding sequence ATGCCCCTCTTCGACCTACCGCTTGAGCAGCTCCGAAACTACACGTCCGGCGCCGCCGCCCCGGCGGACCTTGACGCCTTCTGGGACCGCACTATCAGCGAGGCCCGCGAGTACCCGCTGGAGGTGGTGTTCGAGCCCGTGGACAACTACCTCACGGTGATCGACACCGTCGACGTCACGTTCGCGGGCTTCGGCGGTTCCCCGGTGAAGGCCTGGCTGCACCTGCCGGCGGACCGTTCGCCGGACGAGCCGCTTCCCGTCGTCGTGCAGTACGCGGGATATTCGGGCGGACGCGGGCTGTGCAACCAGGACACCAAGTGGGCGCAGGCCGGGTACGCGCACTTCATCATGGACACCCGGGGGCAGGGTTACGGCGGTCTGCTGGGGAACACCGCGGACCCGCACCCGTCCGCGGGCGGTGTGGCGCATGCGGGACTGATGACCCGCGGCGCTGGAAGCCGCGAGGACTACTACTATCGCCGGGTCTATGTGGACGCCTTCCGCGCGGTGGAAGCCGCGCAGGCCCATCCCGCCGTCGACCCCTCCCGGGTGGTGGTGGCGGGTGTCAGCCAGGGTGGCGGCATCACAGTTGCCGTGGCCGGGCTCGCGGCCGGAAGGCTCGACGGCGTGATCGCCGCACTGCCGGATGTTCCGTTCCTGCAGGACTTCCCCCGCGCCATCGACATCACACCGCGCGGGCCCTATCCGGAGATCGCCGCATTCCTGGCCCGCCACCGGGACCGTTATGAGGCAGTCCTTGCCGTGCTGAACTATTTCGACGGCGTCAACCTTGGCCGGGCAGCAACCGCGCCGGCGCTGTTCTCGGCCGCACAGGCGGACGACATCTGCCCGCCGTCCACCGTTTTTGCCAGCTTCAACGCCTACGGAACGGGCGCTGGAAACGAGGCGCCGGCCAAGGAGATCGAGGTGTACCGCTTCAACAACCATGAGGGCGGACAGGAGCACCAGTGGAACCGGCAGCTGCGGTACCTGCGCAAGCTGCTGGGCTGA
- a CDS encoding bifunctional aldolase/short-chain dehydrogenase, whose amino-acid sequence MSSTNKTVEDLISRSNRLGADNRNTNFAGGNTSAKGTEKDPVTGEDVQLLWVKGSGGDLGTLKAQNLAVLRLDRLNALKNVYPGVEREDEMVAAFDYCLHGKGGAAPSIDTAMHGLVDAAHVDHLHPDSGIAIATAVDGEALTTKIFGNKVVWVPWRRPGFQLGLDIAAIKDANPQAIGTILGGHGITAWGATSEEAEQNSLWIIEQAEKFIAENGRPQPFGPKLPGFGALPEAERRAKAAALAPVIRGLASTDKPQLGHFSDDAVVLDFLEAAEHPRLGALGTSCPDHFLRTKVKPLILDLPADASVEDSIARLQELHADYREDYQAYYDRHASPDSPALRGADPAIVLVPGVGMFSFGANKQTARVAGEFYLNAINVMRGAETISTYAPIEESEKFRIEYWALEEAKLARMPKPKSHATRIALVTGAASGIGKAIATRLAADGACVVIADLNLENAQAVAAELGGPDVAIGVQADVTDEAQIAAAIQEAVLSFGGLDLVVNNAGLSISKPLLETTEKDWDLQHNVMAKGSFLVAKAAAKVMIGQDMGGDIIYISSKNSVFAGPNNIAYSATKADQAHQVRLLAAELGEYGIRVNGINPDGVVRGSGIFAGGWGAKRAAVYGVDEQELGKYYAQRTLLKREVLPEHVANAAAVLTSAELSHTTGLHIPVDAGVAAAFLR is encoded by the coding sequence ATGAGCAGCACGAACAAGACTGTTGAAGACCTGATTTCCCGTTCCAACCGCCTGGGTGCGGACAATCGGAACACCAACTTCGCCGGCGGCAACACCTCGGCGAAGGGCACCGAGAAGGACCCCGTCACGGGCGAGGACGTTCAGCTGCTTTGGGTCAAGGGCTCCGGCGGGGACCTCGGCACGCTAAAGGCCCAGAACCTCGCCGTGCTCCGCCTGGACCGGCTGAATGCCCTGAAGAACGTCTACCCGGGCGTTGAGCGTGAAGATGAGATGGTGGCCGCTTTTGATTACTGCCTGCACGGCAAGGGCGGCGCCGCGCCGTCGATCGACACCGCCATGCATGGCCTGGTGGACGCGGCCCATGTGGACCACCTGCACCCGGACTCCGGCATCGCGATCGCCACCGCCGTGGACGGCGAGGCCCTGACCACCAAGATCTTCGGCAACAAGGTGGTGTGGGTGCCCTGGCGCCGGCCCGGTTTCCAGCTTGGCCTGGACATCGCCGCGATCAAGGACGCCAATCCGCAGGCCATCGGCACCATCCTGGGCGGCCACGGCATCACCGCCTGGGGCGCCACCAGCGAAGAAGCAGAGCAGAACTCGCTTTGGATCATCGAGCAGGCCGAAAAGTTCATCGCGGAAAACGGCCGCCCGCAGCCCTTCGGTCCCAAGCTGCCCGGCTTCGGCGCGCTGCCGGAGGCCGAACGCCGCGCCAAGGCCGCCGCGCTGGCACCGGTCATCCGCGGGCTGGCGTCCACGGACAAGCCGCAGCTGGGGCACTTCAGTGATGACGCCGTCGTGCTGGACTTCCTGGAAGCCGCCGAGCACCCGAGGCTCGGGGCCCTGGGCACGTCCTGCCCGGACCACTTCCTGCGCACCAAGGTCAAGCCGCTGATCCTGGACCTGCCCGCGGACGCGTCCGTCGAGGACTCGATCGCCCGGCTGCAGGAGCTGCACGCCGACTACCGCGAGGACTACCAGGCCTACTACGACCGGCACGCTTCTCCGGATTCCCCGGCGCTGCGCGGCGCTGACCCGGCCATTGTGCTGGTCCCCGGGGTGGGCATGTTCTCCTTCGGTGCGAACAAGCAGACCGCCCGCGTTGCCGGCGAGTTCTACCTCAACGCCATCAACGTGATGCGCGGTGCCGAGACGATCTCCACCTACGCCCCGATCGAGGAATCCGAGAAGTTCCGGATCGAGTACTGGGCCCTGGAAGAAGCCAAGCTCGCCCGGATGCCCAAACCCAAGTCCCACGCCACCCGCATCGCGCTGGTGACCGGGGCCGCGTCCGGCATCGGCAAAGCCATCGCCACGCGCCTCGCCGCGGACGGCGCCTGCGTCGTCATCGCGGACCTGAACCTTGAGAACGCACAGGCCGTCGCCGCGGAACTGGGCGGCCCCGACGTCGCCATCGGCGTCCAGGCGGACGTGACCGACGAAGCCCAGATCGCCGCCGCCATCCAGGAAGCCGTGCTGTCCTTCGGCGGGCTGGACCTGGTGGTCAATAATGCCGGGCTGTCGATCTCCAAGCCGCTGCTGGAAACCACCGAGAAGGACTGGGACCTGCAGCACAACGTCATGGCCAAGGGCTCCTTCCTGGTGGCCAAGGCCGCTGCGAAGGTCATGATCGGCCAGGACATGGGCGGGGACATCATCTACATCTCCTCCAAGAACTCCGTGTTCGCCGGCCCGAACAACATCGCCTACTCCGCCACCAAGGCCGACCAGGCACACCAGGTCCGGCTCCTCGCAGCCGAACTGGGCGAATACGGCATCCGCGTCAACGGCATCAACCCCGACGGCGTGGTCCGCGGCTCCGGGATCTTCGCCGGCGGCTGGGGCGCCAAACGCGCCGCGGTCTACGGCGTGGACGAGCAGGAGCTGGGCAAGTATTACGCCCAGCGGACCCTGCTCAAGCGCGAAGTCCTGCCCGAGCACGTGGCCAACGCCGCCGCGGTGCTCACCAGCGCCGAACTGTCCCACACCACCGGCCTTCACATCCCCGTGGACGCCGGTGTGGCCGCCGCCTTCCTGCGATGA